A region of Lacinutrix sp. Hel_I_90 DNA encodes the following proteins:
- a CDS encoding LuxR C-terminal-related transcriptional regulator produces the protein MINTGKFTTLNQTAQIAGVMPSDNNIEFIGVRKTKEVLWLQNGTNHYFSDLPLQYFQLLKSAYLKDHKAIRFLSSITECLKRQIELYTYYMYGDVDTTPDISEGRLSPSENFRDTKNCPSLLWNSKNINIATHVLTPRQLVIVDLIGKDLPDKAIAATLGISHKTLDFHKCNLYKAVGVNTKTALLKMSIQYKVISFSC, from the coding sequence ATGATTAACACAGGCAAATTTACAACATTAAATCAAACAGCGCAAATAGCAGGCGTAATGCCAAGCGACAACAATATAGAATTTATTGGTGTTCGCAAAACTAAAGAGGTCCTTTGGTTGCAAAATGGTACCAATCACTATTTTTCGGATTTACCATTACAATATTTTCAACTACTAAAATCTGCTTATTTAAAAGATCATAAAGCGATTAGGTTTTTAAGCTCTATTACAGAGTGTTTAAAAAGACAGATTGAATTGTATACCTATTACATGTATGGCGATGTAGATACTACTCCAGATATTTCTGAAGGCCGTTTATCACCATCTGAAAACTTTAGAGATACCAAAAACTGCCCAAGTTTATTATGGAACTCTAAAAACATAAACATAGCCACTCATGTTCTTACTCCAAGACAGCTAGTAATTGTAGACCTTATAGGCAAAGATCTTCCAGATAAAGCCATTGCCGCAACATTAGGCATCTCTCATAAAACATTAGACTTCCACAAGTGTAATTTATACAAGGCCGTTGGTGTAAACACTAAAACCGCATTGTTAAAAATGTCTATACAGTATAAAGTAATAAGTTTTTCCTGCTAA
- a CDS encoding recombinase family protein, with protein MLFAYARVSTENQNLASQIDAIKLFGVEDENIYCDKDSGKKTDRKGLTDMLGRLRKGDTVYFYDLTRIGRNFKHLITVE; from the coding sequence ATGTTATTCGCATACGCTAGAGTCAGTACAGAAAATCAAAATTTAGCATCTCAAATTGATGCAATAAAATTATTCGGAGTAGAAGATGAAAATATTTATTGCGATAAGGATTCTGGAAAGAAAACAGATCGTAAAGGACTTACGGATATGTTAGGAAGATTAAGGAAAGGTGATACCGTTTATTTTTATGATCTAACCAGAATAGGGAGAAACTTCAAACATTTAATAACTGTAGAATAA
- the dnaG gene encoding DNA primase: MRYTASSIDIVREADIVKTIENFVSLKKVAANYKCNSPFTNEKTPSFTVSPVKQIFKCFSSGLGGDGIKFVMQHERVEFVGAVEIIAKIHNIHLEKEEVTPDVQRKMDQKSEMYNVTEKAARSFFNAYKKLPDNHWAKVLIADREFNEESILAFQIGFNGDDNKLTKWSIEHGSLAVSKELGLSKTKDNSSYDIFRNRIMFPIHNEKGTVVGFGGRQSNDPKLDKSFKYINSKESLIYDKSSVLYGLFQAKHIIAKMGTAILTEGYTDVIAMHKNGCENTIASCGTALTERHAQLINKYAQEVVLLRDGDKAGLKTMLKKGGDIDICLSHGLNVSICILPDGEDPDTFSRAQLDMGTWIDNNKHDAVLYKVSQFDLIRDRYETDVEDIKKTSKLQIKAVEDLIVDTKDLEGKELTDAKAFNKGLSGEISDIKKETTNELREIQQIDPTKKALAVNEIADMLFKIKHEVKREEYIKQIAKTLKVSTAAIKAEIGKFEVKATEEKDKDKDSGKLSMRGIQLPEGANKEEYLEGHGFVTVGNSYHFQRLNTNTFFQGTTFKLEPLFHILGDKENTRLCELTNIKNQKRLIDFDTDMLASFNDFRKYIFKLQGLFMFLTHNGFRTEHFDKFVYRFEEQFEPALELLTMGWNTKGFYAFANGVYWEGKFRGVNKYGIMNLEGIDKTESDYNQKIDNYYSPAFSVMHIDNQEGDDKYENDRYFVYKESSITLNDWMQQMIVVFKEKGIVGTLFNFGAIFRDLFLKHYDSFPLMGGFGEKDSGKSGFGKILQNFFYYRLPPVDLTQVTHVGLSRRLSRNTNTVQFGDEYQDRTVKEEVGNLLMGAWNGIGREKGNGVGSTRTSLDKINSAVYYAGQFMPTFKENALATRTISNFFITRNFSPQEKTDFNKLLNWTNAGISSLVVDVVQHRTYFEKRLPLVHAETERELKQLLGNEQYQERIFGNVSMLYTTYAILKDKLDFPFTEKEVQKLCIELIINNSEQIADSNGLTEFWNIITFLFEQGRIKLDNDFAIRRDIDFKILGEKRKEIVHKNEKGDQILYLRLKSVYQFYNKEASTREGVDVIGQTTIRHYFKSRPEFIGLVKGHRFGKAGTQSCYAFNYTMMVKKGLVTLEEDLSEEDLFTPAEEETTEVVDF, encoded by the coding sequence ATGAGATATACAGCATCATCAATAGACATTGTTCGCGAAGCAGACATCGTAAAGACTATCGAGAACTTTGTTTCCTTAAAAAAAGTAGCAGCTAATTACAAATGCAACTCACCATTTACTAACGAAAAAACACCATCGTTTACCGTATCTCCGGTTAAACAAATTTTTAAGTGTTTCTCTTCTGGATTGGGTGGCGATGGTATCAAGTTTGTCATGCAACATGAAAGAGTGGAGTTTGTTGGTGCCGTAGAGATTATTGCCAAAATTCATAACATACACCTAGAAAAAGAAGAAGTTACGCCAGATGTTCAACGTAAAATGGACCAGAAGTCTGAGATGTATAACGTTACAGAAAAGGCCGCACGCAGTTTCTTTAATGCTTACAAGAAACTTCCAGACAACCACTGGGCTAAAGTGTTAATTGCAGATCGTGAATTTAATGAAGAGAGCATACTAGCCTTTCAAATTGGGTTTAATGGCGATGATAACAAGTTAACAAAATGGTCTATAGAACACGGCTCGCTTGCTGTTTCAAAAGAGTTGGGTTTATCTAAAACTAAAGACAATTCTAGTTACGATATTTTTAGAAACCGCATCATGTTTCCTATTCATAACGAAAAAGGTACTGTGGTTGGTTTTGGCGGCAGGCAGTCTAACGACCCCAAGTTAGACAAGTCGTTTAAATACATCAATTCTAAAGAAAGTTTAATATACGATAAGTCGTCTGTGCTTTATGGTTTGTTTCAAGCCAAACATATTATTGCAAAAATGGGTACCGCCATTTTAACAGAAGGCTATACAGATGTTATTGCCATGCATAAAAATGGTTGTGAGAACACCATAGCATCTTGTGGTACCGCTTTAACAGAACGTCACGCACAGCTAATTAATAAGTATGCACAAGAAGTCGTTTTACTTCGTGATGGCGATAAAGCAGGCTTAAAAACCATGCTTAAAAAAGGGGGTGATATAGACATTTGTTTGTCTCACGGCTTAAATGTTTCTATATGTATACTTCCAGATGGAGAAGACCCAGACACGTTTTCTAGAGCACAACTAGATATGGGTACCTGGATAGATAATAATAAGCATGATGCAGTGCTTTACAAAGTCTCTCAATTCGATTTAATTAGAGATCGTTATGAAACCGATGTTGAAGACATTAAGAAAACTTCGAAACTTCAAATTAAAGCGGTAGAAGATTTAATTGTTGACACAAAAGACCTTGAGGGCAAAGAATTAACAGATGCTAAAGCGTTTAATAAAGGCTTATCTGGTGAAATTTCAGACATAAAAAAAGAAACCACAAACGAGTTAAGAGAAATACAGCAAATAGATCCTACCAAAAAGGCTCTTGCTGTAAATGAAATTGCCGATATGCTTTTTAAAATTAAGCACGAGGTTAAAAGAGAGGAGTATATAAAGCAAATTGCTAAAACTTTAAAAGTGAGCACCGCTGCTATAAAAGCCGAAATTGGCAAGTTTGAGGTTAAGGCCACAGAAGAAAAAGACAAAGACAAAGACTCTGGCAAATTATCTATGCGAGGCATACAGCTTCCAGAAGGTGCAAATAAAGAAGAATACTTAGAAGGCCATGGGTTTGTAACCGTGGGTAACTCATACCATTTTCAACGCCTAAATACAAACACGTTTTTCCAGGGTACCACTTTTAAATTAGAACCGCTATTTCATATTCTAGGCGATAAAGAAAACACAAGACTTTGCGAATTAACAAACATTAAAAATCAAAAACGATTAATAGATTTTGATACAGACATGCTGGCTTCGTTTAACGATTTCAGAAAGTACATTTTTAAGCTTCAAGGGTTGTTTATGTTCTTAACACATAATGGTTTTCGTACAGAGCACTTTGATAAGTTTGTATACCGTTTTGAAGAGCAATTCGAACCTGCCCTAGAGCTTTTAACAATGGGTTGGAACACTAAAGGCTTTTATGCTTTTGCAAATGGCGTGTATTGGGAAGGTAAATTTCGAGGTGTAAACAAATATGGCATCATGAATTTGGAAGGTATCGATAAAACCGAAAGCGATTACAACCAGAAAATTGACAATTACTATTCACCTGCCTTTTCTGTAATGCATATTGACAACCAAGAAGGGGATGATAAGTACGAGAATGACAGGTATTTTGTTTACAAAGAATCGTCAATAACGCTTAACGATTGGATGCAACAAATGATTGTTGTTTTTAAAGAAAAAGGTATTGTAGGAACGCTGTTTAATTTTGGGGCCATCTTTAGAGATTTGTTTTTAAAGCATTACGATTCATTTCCATTAATGGGCGGTTTTGGCGAAAAAGATTCTGGTAAATCTGGTTTTGGTAAAATACTTCAAAACTTCTTTTACTACCGGTTACCACCAGTAGATTTAACACAGGTAACACACGTAGGTTTGTCTAGACGTTTAAGCCGTAATACAAACACGGTGCAGTTTGGCGATGAGTACCAGGATAGAACGGTTAAAGAAGAAGTAGGAAACCTATTAATGGGTGCATGGAATGGTATTGGTAGAGAAAAAGGTAACGGTGTAGGAAGTACAAGAACCAGTTTAGATAAAATAAACTCTGCAGTATATTATGCCGGGCAGTTTATGCCAACATTTAAAGAGAATGCCCTTGCAACAAGAACGATATCTAACTTCTTTATAACTAGAAACTTCTCCCCACAAGAAAAAACAGACTTCAATAAATTATTAAACTGGACAAACGCAGGAATTAGCAGTTTGGTTGTTGATGTAGTGCAGCATAGAACATACTTTGAAAAAAGGTTGCCTTTGGTTCATGCCGAGACAGAACGAGAATTAAAACAACTTCTGGGCAACGAGCAATACCAAGAACGAATTTTCGGTAATGTCTCTATGCTGTATACTACTTATGCCATTTTAAAAGATAAACTAGACTTTCCGTTTACAGAAAAAGAGGTTCAAAAACTGTGTATTGAATTAATAATTAATAACAGTGAGCAAATTGCAGACAGTAATGGATTAACCGAGTTCTGGAACATTATAACCTTCCTTTTCGAGCAGGGTAGAATTAAGCTTGATAACGATTTTGCTATACGCAGAGATATAGACTTCAAAATACTAGGAGAGAAACGTAAAGAGATCGTTCATAAAAATGAAAAAGGCGACCAAATACTTTACTTAAGACTAAAATCTGTATACCAATTCTACAACAAAGAAGCCTCTACTAGAGAAGGTGTAGATGTTATTGGCCAGACTACAATACGTCATTATTTTAAATCAAGACCAGAGTTTATTGGTTTGGTAAAAGGGCACAGGTTTGGCAAAGCTGGCACGCAAAGCTGCTATGCTTTTAATTACACAATGATGGTTAAAAAAGGATTAGTAACGCTAGAGGAAGATCTATCTGAAGAGGATTTATTTACACCGGCAGAAGAAGAAACTACAGAAGTAGTCGATTTCTAA